The following coding sequences lie in one Flavobacteriales bacterium genomic window:
- a CDS encoding gliding motility-associated C-terminal domain-containing protein, which translates to MRLFFIIILAFVDLSAKAHNEGIRFIENKGQWNKSVLYKADIGIGALFIEQKSFTYNLYNAEEIHQNHFSTNQKPIELKYHAFRVSFMNALTATIRSSDSYSEYYNYFLGKDKNKWKSNVIAHRIINYNNIYTNIDFKVYSIGNFLKYDVILNPSGNINDVQLNYEGVDNLKINKSGNLIIKTTIGEIVEEKPYAYQNINNKKIEVPCEFVLKNNTLSFKINGKYNTKIPLIIDPILIFASYSGSTADNFGMTATYGYDGSLFAGGTAFNVGYPTTLGAYDPSFNGVPGGGITDVVITRYDSTGTNLLYSTYVGGTSTETVHSLIANENNELYLYGATSSFDFPTDVNSFDNTFNGGIPVYYVSNGSNFTNGTDIYVAKLNSSGTSLLGSSYIGGSLNDGVNSTINLTYDTLMNNYGDQYRGEIMLDKYSNCYITSSTKSFDFPIINGFDDTLNGNQDAVIIKFNSNLSNVYWSSYLGGDNMDAGFSIKVDTSNYVYVCGGTASNNFPTTTGVINTNYIGGKADGYITKIDTNGSQIIASTLLGTNNYDQCYFLEIDRFGSVYTVGQTRGSFPVINAPYSNPNSSNFIVRLDNNLSTIDYSTVFGNGNINAKFSPSAFLVDRCENIYVSGWGGDILTGASLNGMPTTPGSFQPNTPNGFDFYLIVMERNVQSLLYGTYFGGNLSREHVDGGTSRFDKNGIVYQSVCAGCWGNHDFPTTPGAWSNTNNSTGCNNGTFKFDFEIVPKARFTVDNYEGCAPLTVTFTNNSNSSDTYLWDFGNNDTTSQVFNPIRNYNTPGTYNVTLIIQDSICNTIDTAHQVIVVNPPITINSITTDSTSCDPVLLNVSATGATSYVWSSNNQFTDTLNSGLADTLTVFNNQVVTYYVMATNGICSDIDSVTINFHTPSQPILGIDNQQGCAPLTVNFTNISGSHDYYLWNFGGNDTTSQILNPIKTFSTPGSYPVSLTVVDSICNTTFTSNTTITVASAVSITTTGSINTCNVALLYSTTTGANSYIWSSNPLFTDTLNPSLNDSITVSVSDTTTFYLMATNGICSAIDSIKVNYNGVNILTTGGATCNGANDTLSVTSINNQTLTYTWQPISEILSGENSATPIVNPSSTTMYYVTAQNSFGCSANDSALVVVSGFNPNNIFITSDKDTLFNGEGTYLHADPDSNFTYLWLPNSNLTNNTIANPFANPPTTTNYSVLFTEISSGCSYIKYYTLYAWEIVCGEPNVYLPNAFTPNGDKENDVLFLRGRNVESMHLKIYDRWGELVFETTQQHVGWDGNYKGKPVDPAVYVYHLSVKCIDGQDYFKKGNVTVIR; encoded by the coding sequence ATGAGATTATTTTTTATAATAATATTAGCATTTGTCGATTTATCTGCGAAAGCACATAACGAAGGAATACGTTTTATTGAAAACAAAGGGCAATGGAATAAATCTGTTTTATACAAAGCTGATATAGGAATTGGAGCTTTATTTATTGAACAAAAATCATTTACCTATAACTTGTATAATGCTGAAGAAATTCATCAAAACCATTTTTCCACAAATCAAAAACCAATTGAATTAAAGTATCATGCTTTTAGGGTAAGTTTCATGAATGCATTAACTGCTACAATTAGATCTTCAGATAGCTATTCGGAATATTACAACTATTTTTTAGGTAAGGACAAGAACAAGTGGAAAAGCAATGTTATTGCTCATAGAATCATTAATTACAACAACATTTATACTAACATTGATTTTAAAGTTTACTCTATAGGAAACTTTTTAAAGTATGATGTAATTTTGAATCCTAGTGGTAATATTAATGATGTACAATTAAATTATGAAGGAGTTGATAACCTTAAAATCAACAAATCTGGAAACCTGATTATCAAAACCACTATTGGAGAAATTGTTGAGGAAAAACCCTATGCCTATCAAAACATAAACAATAAAAAAATTGAAGTTCCTTGTGAATTCGTTTTAAAAAACAACACCTTATCATTCAAAATAAACGGTAAATACAACACTAAAATACCTTTAATTATCGATCCTATTTTGATTTTTGCTAGTTATTCTGGCTCCACTGCTGACAATTTTGGTATGACTGCAACTTACGGATATGACGGTAGCCTATTTGCTGGTGGAACAGCTTTTAATGTTGGTTACCCTACTACACTGGGAGCTTACGACCCTTCCTTTAATGGTGTCCCTGGGGGGGGAATTACTGATGTTGTAATTACTCGTTACGACTCTACAGGTACTAATTTACTCTACTCTACTTATGTTGGTGGAACTTCAACCGAAACGGTTCATAGTTTAATTGCAAATGAAAATAATGAGCTTTATTTATACGGAGCAACCAGTTCCTTTGATTTTCCTACTGATGTTAATTCATTTGATAATACTTTTAATGGAGGTATTCCTGTATACTATGTCAGTAATGGCTCAAATTTCACTAATGGGACAGATATTTATGTCGCAAAATTAAACTCATCTGGGACAAGTCTTTTAGGTTCTTCTTACATAGGTGGCTCTTTAAATGATGGAGTTAACTCAACCATAAACTTAACTTACGATACGTTAATGAACAACTATGGAGATCAATATCGTGGTGAAATTATGCTCGATAAATATAGTAATTGTTACATAACTTCATCAACCAAATCCTTTGATTTCCCTATTATTAACGGGTTTGATGACACATTAAATGGTAATCAAGATGCCGTAATTATTAAATTTAATTCAAATCTATCTAACGTTTATTGGAGTTCTTATTTAGGTGGTGACAATATGGATGCTGGTTTTTCTATAAAAGTGGACACTAGTAACTATGTTTATGTGTGTGGAGGTACGGCATCAAACAATTTTCCAACCACTACTGGAGTTATCAATACCAACTATATAGGCGGAAAAGCAGATGGATATATTACTAAAATTGACACTAATGGGTCTCAAATAATAGCTTCAACTCTTTTAGGCACCAACAATTACGACCAATGTTATTTTTTGGAAATTGACCGTTTTGGTAGTGTTTATACCGTAGGTCAAACTAGAGGTTCTTTTCCAGTTATAAACGCTCCTTATAGTAATCCCAATAGTAGTAATTTCATAGTCCGATTAGATAATAATTTATCTACAATTGATTACAGTACTGTTTTTGGAAATGGGAACATCAATGCTAAATTCTCACCTTCAGCATTTTTAGTAGATAGGTGTGAGAACATATATGTTTCAGGATGGGGAGGAGATATCTTAACTGGAGCTAGCTTAAATGGCATGCCAACCACTCCGGGGTCATTTCAACCCAATACTCCGAATGGGTTTGATTTTTATTTAATTGTAATGGAACGAAATGTTCAATCTCTTCTGTATGGAACTTATTTTGGTGGTAATTTAAGTCGAGAACATGTTGATGGGGGCACTAGTCGATTCGATAAAAATGGAATTGTTTATCAATCAGTTTGTGCGGGATGTTGGGGAAACCATGATTTTCCTACTACACCAGGTGCATGGTCAAATACTAACAATAGTACAGGATGTAACAATGGAACTTTTAAATTTGATTTTGAAATTGTCCCTAAAGCAAGATTCACTGTTGATAATTATGAAGGGTGTGCCCCTTTAACCGTTACGTTTACTAACAATAGCAATAGCAGCGACACCTACTTATGGGATTTTGGAAACAACGACACCACTTCACAGGTTTTTAATCCAATCAGAAATTATAATACTCCTGGTACTTATAATGTTACTCTTATTATTCAAGATTCTATTTGCAACACAATTGACACGGCCCATCAAGTTATTGTAGTAAATCCTCCTATAACCATAAATTCTATAACTACTGATAGTACTAGTTGCGACCCCGTTTTATTAAATGTTTCTGCAACTGGGGCAACAAGTTATGTTTGGTCTTCAAACAATCAATTTACAGATACTTTAAACAGCGGACTAGCAGATACGCTTACAGTATTCAATAATCAGGTTGTTACCTATTATGTTATGGCAACCAATGGTATTTGTAGTGATATTGATAGTGTTACCATTAATTTTCATACTCCTTCACAACCCATTTTAGGAATAGACAATCAACAAGGATGTGCGCCATTAACAGTCAATTTCACCAACATTAGTGGTTCACACGATTATTATTTATGGAACTTTGGTGGGAATGATACCACTTCTCAAATATTAAACCCTATAAAAACATTTTCAACACCAGGGTCCTATCCTGTTTCTTTAACCGTAGTAGATTCAATCTGTAATACCACTTTTACAAGTAATACAACTATAACTGTTGCTTCTGCGGTTTCAATTACTACTACGGGTTCAATCAATACTTGTAATGTAGCTTTATTATATAGCACTACTACTGGAGCGAATAGTTATATTTGGTCTTCAAACCCTTTATTTACTGATACATTAAACCCTAGTTTAAATGATAGTATTACTGTATCTGTTTCTGATACTACTACTTTTTATTTAATGGCAACTAATGGCATTTGCTCTGCTATAGATAGTATTAAAGTAAATTACAATGGTGTTAATATATTAACCACAGGAGGTGCAACTTGTAATGGCGCTAACGATACACTTTCTGTAACAAGTATCAACAATCAAACACTTACTTATACTTGGCAACCTATAAGTGAAATATTATCTGGAGAAAATAGCGCTACACCTATTGTCAACCCTTCTTCAACAACCATGTATTACGTAACAGCGCAAAACAGTTTTGGATGCTCAGCAAATGATTCTGCTTTAGTGGTTGTTTCTGGATTTAATCCTAACAACATTTTTATAACCTCTGATAAAGACACTTTGTTTAATGGTGAAGGAACTTATTTACATGCCGACCCTGATTCAAATTTTACTTACTTGTGGCTACCAAACAGTAACTTAACCAATAATACTATTGCAAACCCTTTTGCAAACCCTCCTACTACAACCAATTACTCCGTACTTTTTACAGAAATAAGTAGTGGGTGTTCCTATATAAAATATTACACTCTTTATGCTTGGGAAATTGTGTGTGGAGAACCTAATGTTTATCTACCAAATGCTTTTACACCTAATGGTGATAAAGAAAATGATGTGCTATTTTTAAGAGGCCGAAATGTAGAAAGTATGCATCTAAAAATTTACGACCGTTGGGGTGAGTTGGTTTTTGAAACTACACAACAACATGTAGGTTGGGATGGTAACTACAAAGGAAAACCAGTAGATCCAGCAGTTTATGTTTATCATTTATCTGTTAAATGTATTGATGGTCAAGATTACTTCAAAAAAGGAAATGTAACAGTAATTAGATAG
- a CDS encoding geranylgeranylglyceryl/heptaprenylglyceryl phosphate synthase has translation MTKKNIYKGLLDKSAENKKMFSVLIDPDKQNFADLHKTVSKCNDAQIDFFLVGGSIITKGDIATTVRFIKENSKIPVVLFPGNHQHVTQHADGILFLSLISGRNPSFLIGNQVLAAPIIQKTDLEVLSTGYMLVDCGTTTTAIYMSETAPLPYHKPDIAAATALAGEYLGLKMIYIDGGSGAQKTISTEMIKQVKSVLSIPLIIGGGIKSAMQANDIYQAGADIIIIGNGAEENRSLIQEIADVRASYNLFSIKN, from the coding sequence ATGACAAAGAAAAATATATACAAAGGTTTGTTAGATAAAAGTGCCGAAAACAAAAAAATGTTTTCTGTATTGATTGACCCTGACAAGCAGAATTTTGCTGATTTACACAAAACGGTATCGAAGTGTAATGATGCACAAATTGATTTTTTTTTGGTGGGAGGTAGTATTATAACTAAAGGTGATATTGCTACTACTGTTCGGTTTATAAAAGAAAATTCTAAAATTCCAGTAGTATTGTTCCCGGGAAATCATCAACACGTTACACAACATGCTGATGGTATTTTGTTTTTATCGTTGATTTCGGGTCGTAACCCATCATTTTTAATAGGAAATCAAGTGTTGGCTGCTCCAATTATTCAAAAAACGGATTTAGAAGTGCTTTCTACTGGCTATATGTTGGTAGATTGTGGCACAACTACTACGGCAATATACATGAGTGAAACAGCTCCTCTACCTTATCATAAACCAGATATTGCAGCAGCAACGGCTTTGGCTGGCGAATATTTGGGTTTAAAAATGATTTACATTGATGGTGGTAGTGGTGCTCAAAAAACCATTTCTACGGAGATGATTAAACAAGTTAAATCAGTATTGAGTATTCCACTAATTATTGGAGGAGGTATTAAATCGGCAATGCAAGCTAATGATATCTATCAAGCTGGAGCAGACATTATAATTATCGGAAATGGCGCTGAAGAGAATAGAAGCCTAATACAGGAAATTGCAGATGTTAGAGCTTCGTATAATTTGTTTTCAATTAAAAATTGA
- a CDS encoding PorP/SprF family type IX secretion system membrane protein — protein sequence MKKEKRHINLCIILAVLLTVNFQLLTINCSAQDIHFSQFYNSPLNLNPGLTGGFLGDIRVVGNQRSQWSSVTTPYSTFGLSIDANTIYNTPISVGLGFYNDKAGDSQFSTLQIAPSIGYTIFLGDSSQTITIGAQPTFTQRTINYDKLKFDNQYNGVAYDENLGNGETFSNEGRSYLNIHGGLSWNYSLGQRKSVSAGIALHNIFNPKQSFFNNASITLNKRFTFHAEGIFKVSDKIDGIPRVSIMTQDQFKEIIFGGSGKYYLNKGNYKAAYLGFWYRNSDATYITAELDYSNFHFGVSYDINLSSLKVASRNRGGFEFSVIYIFEKFRPTIKRYKACPNYI from the coding sequence ATGAAAAAAGAAAAACGTCATATAAATTTATGTATAATTTTAGCAGTACTGCTAACTGTTAACTTTCAACTATTAACTATTAACTGTTCCGCTCAAGACATCCATTTCTCACAATTCTACAACTCTCCATTAAATCTAAACCCAGGCTTAACTGGTGGTTTTCTTGGCGACATTAGAGTGGTTGGAAACCAGCGTTCGCAATGGAGTTCTGTTACTACTCCCTACTCTACTTTTGGTTTATCTATAGATGCAAATACCATTTACAATACCCCCATAAGTGTTGGTTTAGGTTTTTATAATGATAAAGCTGGTGATTCGCAATTTAGCACACTACAAATAGCACCAAGTATTGGTTACACCATTTTTCTTGGCGATTCTTCTCAAACCATTACAATTGGGGCGCAACCCACATTTACTCAACGAACCATAAACTACGACAAGTTAAAATTCGACAACCAATACAATGGTGTTGCTTACGATGAAAATTTAGGCAATGGCGAGACTTTTAGTAATGAAGGCAGAAGTTACTTAAATATCCATGGAGGATTGAGTTGGAATTACTCCTTAGGTCAACGAAAATCGGTTTCAGCAGGTATTGCTTTACACAACATTTTTAATCCAAAACAAAGTTTTTTTAACAATGCTAGCATTACGTTGAATAAACGTTTTACTTTCCATGCCGAAGGTATTTTTAAAGTTTCTGATAAAATTGATGGTATCCCCCGTGTTTCTATTATGACTCAAGACCAATTCAAAGAAATTATTTTTGGAGGCTCTGGAAAATACTACCTGAACAAAGGTAATTATAAAGCTGCCTATTTAGGTTTTTGGTACCGAAATAGTGATGCTACTTACATTACAGCTGAATTGGATTATAGTAACTTTCATTTTGGAGTTAGTTATGATATCAACTTATCATCACTAAAAGTAGCCAGTAGAAACCGTGGTGGTTTTGAATTTTCAGTAATCTATATATTTGAGAAGTTCCGACCAACTATAAAACGATACAAAGCTTGTCCGAATTATATATAA
- a CDS encoding DUF493 family protein, protein MQEDFFIGLQQKLDDQCTWPHVYMFKFIIPADNHKLALVEALFGSEAELTTRQSSTNKFISITAKEMMMSSDEIIAIYRNATKIEGIMSL, encoded by the coding sequence ATGCAAGAAGATTTTTTTATAGGACTCCAACAGAAATTAGACGACCAATGTACATGGCCTCATGTTTACATGTTTAAGTTTATTATTCCTGCCGATAACCATAAACTGGCTTTGGTTGAAGCCTTGTTTGGTTCGGAGGCAGAATTAACCACTCGCCAATCGAGCACCAATAAGTTTATTAGTATTACTGCAAAAGAAATGATGATGAGTTCGGACGAAATTATTGCCATTTACAGAAATGCTACGAAAATTGAAGGCATTATGTCCTTGTAA
- a CDS encoding response regulator transcription factor encodes MIDILIANNNLIAGEGLKTILQSRLGNRVLGVVDDKDKFITSSKKYFPDIVVVDYSHSSFGVEFIAEIRKVYKNTKILAITDVLPKQTIHKALKLGVDSYLLDDCQKPEILEAIEDTYQGKQFYCGHVIDILAEKDDDLNNCSGITLSERELEIIRLISDGLTNKEIADGLCLSTHTVNTHRKNIMTKLGLKNTAGIVIYAVKENIINT; translated from the coding sequence ATGATAGATATTTTAATTGCCAATAACAACTTGATAGCTGGAGAAGGGTTAAAGACCATTTTGCAGAGCAGACTAGGTAATCGTGTGTTAGGTGTCGTTGATGATAAAGATAAATTTATAACCTCTTCAAAAAAATACTTTCCTGATATTGTTGTGGTTGATTACTCTCATTCATCTTTTGGAGTGGAGTTTATTGCTGAAATAAGAAAAGTGTATAAAAACACTAAAATATTAGCGATAACTGATGTTTTGCCTAAACAAACGATACATAAGGCGTTAAAATTAGGTGTAGATAGTTATTTGTTAGACGATTGTCAAAAACCTGAAATACTTGAAGCTATTGAAGATACTTATCAAGGAAAACAATTTTACTGCGGTCATGTTATTGATATTTTGGCTGAAAAAGACGACGATTTAAACAATTGTAGTGGTATCACTCTTTCGGAAAGAGAATTGGAAATAATCCGTTTAATTAGTGATGGATTAACCAACAAAGAAATTGCAGATGGTTTATGTTTGAGTACGCATACTGTAAATACTCATCGTAAAAATATCATGACAAAACTTGGCTTAAAAAATACTGCTGGAATTGTGATTTATGCGGTAAAAGAAAACATTATCAATACCTGA
- a CDS encoding 4'-phosphopantetheinyl transferase superfamily protein codes for MPLLNKKNITDSLTVGIWHISESQAELKNNYINKGFDEIDIVETKSESRLKQWLSVRLLLNEIYSDASITYDKFGKPMLSNGVEISISHAGDYAVIALNSTKKCGIDIEQISSKVERIKEKFLSLDELEKVTSLEELTLFWCAKEALYKLYGKKELIFNEQLFVDVKNKPNNLLGRIKIGENEDVHELVAEKIGDYLLVYTI; via the coding sequence ATGCCCCTACTTAACAAAAAAAATATCACCGATTCTTTAACTGTTGGTATTTGGCATATCTCTGAGAGTCAAGCTGAATTAAAAAATAACTACATCAATAAAGGGTTTGATGAGATTGATATTGTGGAAACCAAAAGTGAATCGCGGTTAAAACAATGGTTGAGTGTTCGTTTATTGTTAAACGAAATTTATTCGGATGCATCCATTACTTATGACAAATTCGGAAAACCAATGCTTTCTAATGGGGTGGAAATATCCATTTCGCATGCTGGTGATTACGCAGTAATAGCTTTAAACTCGACCAAAAAATGTGGGATTGATATAGAGCAAATTTCATCAAAAGTTGAACGAATTAAAGAGAAATTTTTGAGTTTAGATGAGTTAGAAAAAGTAACATCATTGGAAGAGTTAACGTTGTTTTGGTGCGCTAAAGAAGCCTTGTACAAATTGTATGGAAAAAAAGAGTTGATTTTTAATGAGCAACTGTTTGTAGATGTTAAAAACAAACCAAATAACTTGCTTGGTCGTATAAAAATTGGCGAGAATGAAGATGTACATGAATTGGTAGCCGAAAAAATTGGTGATTACCTACTAGTATATACTATCTAA
- a CDS encoding universal stress protein, which produces MIKDILVPTDFSKCSVSAVKVAAQLAKKLDATIHLLHVIETPVVAYDAGMVNFESLPQAMFMKELADDNMKSLLNEGFLQGISVESKIEYDAIYTRINHYVEKNDIQLIVMGSHGAKGFNEIVLGSNAERVVRYSSCPVLTIKQDDSNFDVKNIVVASDFNSEADEMFKGFKQFTSLFKAKLHLIRVNTPVNFETTPESKEKMKKFADRNKLENFTMSIYNDTTEEDGVLNYADEINADLLLIGTHGRTGLAHLIKGSIAEDLLNHSKRAVLSIKLK; this is translated from the coding sequence ATGATAAAAGATATTTTAGTTCCAACAGATTTCTCAAAATGTTCGGTAAGTGCTGTTAAAGTAGCGGCTCAATTGGCAAAAAAGTTAGATGCTACAATACATTTGTTGCATGTTATTGAAACGCCAGTAGTTGCTTATGATGCAGGAATGGTAAATTTTGAGAGTTTACCACAAGCCATGTTTATGAAAGAATTAGCGGATGACAACATGAAAAGCCTTTTAAATGAAGGGTTTTTGCAAGGTATATCTGTGGAGTCTAAAATAGAGTATGATGCCATTTATACAAGAATTAATCATTACGTTGAAAAAAATGATATTCAATTAATTGTGATGGGTTCTCATGGAGCTAAGGGTTTTAATGAAATTGTTCTAGGCTCAAATGCTGAACGTGTAGTGAGGTATTCATCGTGTCCAGTTTTAACTATAAAACAAGATGACTCAAACTTTGATGTTAAAAATATTGTTGTCGCATCCGATTTTAATAGTGAAGCCGATGAAATGTTTAAAGGATTTAAGCAGTTTACTTCTTTGTTTAAAGCCAAACTTCATTTGATTAGAGTAAATACTCCAGTAAATTTTGAAACAACACCAGAAAGTAAAGAAAAAATGAAAAAGTTTGCCGATAGAAACAAACTTGAAAATTTTACAATGAGTATATATAACGATACTACCGAAGAAGATGGAGTATTAAATTATGCTGATGAAATAAATGCTGATTTACTTTTAATTGGAACACACGGTAGAACAGGGTTAGCACACCTCATTAAAGGAAGTATTGCTGAGGATTTACTAAATCATTCGAAAAGAGCGGTATTAAGTATAAAGCTTAAGTAA
- a CDS encoding aminotransferase class IV yields the protein MPNETYINYNGKLYVETEKIFTVNNRAFKYGDAIFETIRVVNGKLMFLDDHFIRLKKGVDFLKLKPYGINFDEIIKNTKQLIIKNNITEGGRIRITLFRDSEGFYTPINEKSAYIIEAKKIETNLYSLNENGKSIDLYSEERRSTSKLSNIKTTNNIIQILAGLYAVEKKIDDCIVLNKYNRIVETTNSNLFLYKKNNIYTPSLDEGCMDGIMRKQILKIAAQHKINIFEGMLNANVLLQTDEVFITNVVKGVQWVKSYKEKTYTNEAALMFVNELNKLVAG from the coding sequence ATGCCAAACGAAACCTACATAAATTACAACGGAAAATTGTATGTAGAAACCGAAAAAATTTTTACGGTAAACAATAGGGCTTTTAAATACGGTGATGCTATTTTTGAAACCATTCGGGTAGTAAATGGTAAACTTATGTTTTTAGACGACCACTTTATTCGATTAAAAAAAGGGGTTGATTTTTTAAAACTTAAACCCTACGGAATAAATTTTGATGAAATTATTAAAAACACCAAACAACTTATCATCAAAAATAACATTACCGAAGGCGGCAGAATTCGAATAACACTTTTTAGAGACTCTGAAGGTTTTTACACTCCTATTAACGAAAAAAGTGCATACATCATTGAAGCAAAAAAAATTGAAACCAATCTTTATTCACTCAACGAAAACGGAAAAAGTATTGATTTATACAGCGAAGAACGAAGAAGTACTTCGAAGCTATCTAACATTAAAACCACCAACAACATTATTCAAATTTTAGCTGGTTTATATGCTGTTGAGAAAAAAATTGACGACTGTATTGTGTTAAATAAATACAATCGCATTGTAGAAACAACCAACTCCAATCTTTTTTTATACAAAAAAAACAACATTTATACTCCAAGTTTAGATGAAGGTTGTATGGATGGCATTATGCGAAAGCAAATCCTGAAAATTGCAGCGCAACATAAAATAAACATTTTTGAAGGTATGCTTAATGCCAATGTGCTACTCCAAACCGATGAGGTATTTATAACCAATGTGGTAAAAGGTGTTCAGTGGGTAAAATCATACAAAGAAAAAACTTACACCAATGAAGCGGCATTAATGTTTGTAAACGAATTAAATAAGTTGGTAGCAGGTTAA
- a CDS encoding adenosylhomocysteinase: MVEKLPYKVKDITLAEWGRKEIRLAEAEMPGLMSLREEFGKSKPLAGARIAGCLHMTIQTAVLIETLIELGAEVSWSSCNIFSTQDQAAAAIAAAGIPVYAWKGLNEEEFDWCIEQTLFAFKDGKPLNMILDDGGDLTNMVFDRYPELTKDIKGLSEETTTGVHRLYERVLNGTLVMPAINVNDSVTKSKFDNKYGCKESLVDSIRRATDVMMAGKVAVVCGYGDVGKGSAASLRGAGARVIVTEIDPICALQAAMDGFKVTTLEKALADADIVVTTTGNKDIVQGHHFEAMKDKTIVCNIGHFDNEIDMAWLNKNYGHTKDTIKPQVDLYNVKGNDIIILAEGRLVNLGCATGHPSFVMSNSFTNQTLAQIELWTNSAAYKNEVYMLPKHLDEKVAKLHLAKIGVELTTLRPEQAAYIGVDVNGPFKPEHYRY; this comes from the coding sequence ATGGTAGAAAAATTACCTTACAAAGTTAAAGACATTACCCTTGCTGAATGGGGAAGAAAAGAAATTAGATTAGCTGAAGCAGAAATGCCAGGTTTAATGAGCTTAAGAGAAGAATTTGGTAAATCTAAGCCTTTAGCAGGTGCTAGAATTGCCGGTTGTTTACACATGACTATTCAAACTGCTGTTTTAATTGAAACATTAATTGAATTAGGTGCAGAAGTATCGTGGTCTTCTTGTAACATCTTTTCTACACAAGATCAAGCCGCTGCTGCTATTGCTGCTGCAGGAATTCCAGTTTATGCTTGGAAAGGTTTAAACGAAGAAGAATTTGATTGGTGTATTGAACAAACCTTGTTTGCTTTTAAAGATGGCAAACCGTTAAACATGATTTTAGATGATGGTGGTGATTTAACTAACATGGTTTTTGATCGTTACCCAGAATTAACTAAAGATATTAAAGGATTATCAGAAGAAACAACTACTGGTGTTCATAGACTTTACGAAAGAGTTTTAAATGGAACTTTAGTAATGCCAGCAATTAATGTTAATGATTCTGTTACAAAATCAAAATTCGATAACAAATACGGTTGTAAAGAATCGTTGGTAGATTCTATTAGAAGAGCTACTGATGTTATGATGGCTGGAAAAGTTGCAGTTGTTTGTGGATATGGTGATGTTGGTAAAGGTTCTGCTGCTTCGTTAAGAGGTGCTGGTGCTAGAGTTATCGTTACAGAAATTGATCCGATTTGTGCTTTACAAGCTGCGATGGATGGATTTAAAGTTACTACTTTAGAAAAAGCACTTGCTGATGCTGATATTGTTGTTACAACAACAGGAAATAAAGATATCGTACAAGGACACCATTTTGAAGCAATGAAAGATAAAACAATCGTTTGCAACATTGGTCACTTTGATAACGAAATTGATATGGCTTGGTTAAACAAAAACTACGGACATACTAAAGATACTATTAAACCACAAGTAGATTTATACAATGTTAAAGGTAATGACATTATTATTTTAGCTGAAGGTAGATTAGTAAACTTAGGTTGTGCTACTGGTCACCCATCGTTTGTTATGAGTAACTCGTTTACTAACCAAACATTAGCTCAAATTGAACTATGGACGAATAGTGCTGCATACAAAAATGAAGTATACATGTTACCAAAACATTTAGATGAGAAAGTAGCAAAATTACACTTAGCTAAAATTGGTGTAGAATTAACTACTTTACGTCCAGAACAAGCTGCTTACATTGGTGTTGATGTGAATGGTCCGTTTAAACCAGAACATTATAGATACTAA